One segment of Rhodopirellula baltica SH 1 DNA contains the following:
- a CDS encoding response regulator gives MSHATVSSLDEVHILLVEDNEIDVMAFQRGIKKNDVPNPLTVAENGQEALDILRGEHPDKSIGPHRMVFLDLNMPIMTGVEFLEEIRRDPELCSTVVFVLTTSDHEVDLVAAYKKNVAGYILKSRVGDACRNLHDLIRSYWRIVVIP, from the coding sequence ATGTCGCATGCAACGGTTTCGAGTTTGGATGAGGTCCACATTTTGCTGGTGGAAGACAACGAAATCGATGTGATGGCGTTTCAACGCGGAATCAAAAAAAACGATGTCCCCAATCCACTGACGGTGGCAGAAAACGGTCAAGAAGCTCTAGATATTCTGCGAGGAGAGCATCCCGACAAATCGATCGGGCCCCATCGGATGGTCTTTCTTGATCTGAACATGCCAATCATGACCGGCGTGGAGTTTCTCGAGGAGATCCGCCGCGACCCGGAACTTTGTTCGACCGTCGTTTTCGTGCTGACGACATCTGATCATGAAGTGGACTTGGTCGCGGCCTACAAGAAAAACGTTGCCGGCTACATCTTGAAGTCACGCGTCGGTGATGCGTGCCGGAATCTTCACGATCTGATTCGATCCTATTGGCGGATCGTTGTGATTCCGTAA
- a CDS encoding FeoA family protein: MIAELALDRCGSNSAEIVRLDLPENCASRLKALGLFEGQLVQLSRRGNPLILKAAGSRIAVAGEIAQQIFVRATDG, from the coding sequence TTGATCGCTGAACTCGCCCTGGACCGTTGCGGGTCCAACAGTGCCGAAATCGTTCGTTTGGACTTGCCCGAAAACTGCGCTTCGCGTTTGAAAGCGTTGGGTTTGTTTGAAGGTCAGTTGGTCCAGTTGTCTCGCCGAGGCAATCCGCTGATCCTGAAAGCAGCAGGAAGTCGGATCGCCGTTGCTGGGGAGATCGCTCAACAGATCTTCGTTCGAGCCACTGACGGATGA